One window from the genome of Thermus sediminis encodes:
- a CDS encoding TetR/AcrR family transcriptional regulator: MTVREYQKRRRRDRIFQAAMALFRERGFQETTASDIAKAAHVSRGTFFNYFPYKEAVLLDYGSLLLARLREEIRGRLAQGMDPLAVLHFLFQEVALFTEAEKELLLPLFYELLNPEPIRARAAFEALPLGDLIAEVLRPLKEKGMVRQDLSLERMGRTLADLYFLSALRWAAYTPHRDLKGELEKTLDLALLGILAR, translated from the coding sequence ATGACCGTGAGGGAGTACCAGAAAAGGCGGCGCCGGGACCGGATCTTCCAGGCGGCCATGGCCCTCTTCCGCGAGCGGGGCTTCCAGGAGACCACGGCCAGCGACATCGCCAAGGCCGCCCACGTTTCCCGGGGCACCTTCTTCAACTACTTCCCCTACAAGGAGGCCGTCCTTTTGGACTACGGGAGCCTCCTTCTAGCCCGGCTCAGGGAGGAGATACGTGGGCGCCTGGCCCAGGGGATGGACCCTTTGGCCGTCCTTCACTTCCTCTTCCAGGAGGTGGCCCTGTTCACCGAGGCGGAGAAGGAGCTCTTGCTGCCCCTCTTCTACGAGCTTTTGAACCCCGAGCCCATCCGGGCCAGGGCGGCCTTTGAGGCCCTGCCTCTTGGGGACCTGATCGCCGAGGTGCTAAGGCCCCTCAAGGAGAAGGGGATGGTGCGGCAGGACCTCTCCCTGGAACGCATGGGCCGGACCTTGGCCGACCTCTACTTCCTCTCCGCCTTGCGCTGGGCGGCCTACACCCCCCACCGGGACCTGAAGGGGGAGCTGGAGAAGACCCTGGACCTAGCCCTTTTGGGCATCCTGGCCCGCTAG
- a CDS encoding LabA-like NYN domain-containing protein: MRVALFIDGSYMYQAAKRLGWNVDHRRVLTQFATPEQLYNAFYYVPVTDPEDERQQRFIDALVFMGYTVRSRLVRGEARFEAMMATDLLTTAPRWDRAIVASGSGDLAHAFQALRAMGKEIHLLGVREISDIELRNQADRFLNLPEWREVLERGVGGRRTYAGYPVEATVEVPPATVEGPGK; encoded by the coding sequence ATGCGGGTTGCCCTATTCATTGACGGATCGTACATGTACCAGGCGGCCAAGCGCCTGGGCTGGAACGTGGACCACCGGCGGGTCCTCACCCAGTTCGCCACCCCCGAGCAGCTCTACAACGCCTTCTACTACGTGCCCGTCACCGACCCCGAGGACGAGCGCCAGCAGCGCTTCATAGACGCCCTGGTCTTCATGGGCTACACGGTGCGAAGCCGCTTGGTGCGGGGGGAGGCCCGGTTTGAGGCCATGATGGCCACCGACCTCCTCACCACCGCCCCCCGCTGGGACCGGGCCATCGTGGCCTCGGGCTCCGGGGACCTGGCCCACGCCTTCCAGGCCCTCAGGGCCATGGGCAAGGAGATCCACCTCCTGGGGGTGCGGGAGATTTCCGACATCGAGCTCCGCAACCAGGCGGACCGCTTCTTGAACCTCCCCGAGTGGCGGGAGGTGCTGGAAAGGGGCGTGGGGGGGCGCCGTACCTACGCAGGCTACCCGGTGGAGGCCACGGTGGAGGTACCCCCCGCCACGGTGGAGGGCCCAGGGAAGTAG
- a CDS encoding type II toxin-antitoxin system VapC family toxin codes for MDRLVLDASAAAEYLLRTPLGQQVAALVEGKSLFAPALLDAEVLAVLHRAILSGRLSPKRAQEALEDLSSWPLIRVDHRPLLLPAFALRDRLSAYEALYAALAQKLAAPILTASGPLARVPGLPVPLIHLRL; via the coding sequence GTGGACCGCCTCGTCCTAGACGCCTCCGCCGCGGCGGAGTACCTCCTCCGCACCCCTTTGGGCCAACAGGTGGCTGCCCTGGTGGAGGGAAAGAGCCTCTTCGCCCCAGCCCTCCTGGACGCCGAGGTGTTGGCCGTGCTCCACAGGGCGATCCTCTCTGGCCGCCTTTCCCCAAAGCGGGCCCAGGAAGCCTTGGAGGACCTCTCCAGCTGGCCCCTCATCCGGGTGGACCACAGGCCCCTCCTCCTACCCGCCTTTGCCCTAAGGGATCGCCTCTCCGCCTACGAGGCCCTCTACGCGGCCTTGGCCCAGAAGCTTGCCGCCCCCATCCTCACCGCAAGCGGCCCCTTGGCCCGGGTCCCAGGCCTTCCCGTACCCCTGATCCACCTCCGCCTCTAG
- a CDS encoding tRNA-binding protein: protein MDPLQAFQVLDVRVGRILKAEPHEKARKPSYRLWIDFGPLGVKTSSAQITDLYRPEALTGRLVVAAVNLGVRSIAGFPSEVLVLGVRDEEGRVVLLAPEREVPLGEKVF from the coding sequence ATGGACCCCCTGCAGGCCTTCCAGGTTCTGGACGTGCGGGTGGGGCGGATCCTAAAGGCCGAGCCCCACGAGAAGGCCAGGAAGCCCAGCTACAGGCTCTGGATTGACTTTGGCCCCTTGGGGGTAAAGACCAGCTCCGCCCAGATCACGGACCTCTACCGGCCCGAGGCCCTAACGGGCCGCCTGGTGGTGGCGGCGGTGAACCTGGGGGTCCGCTCCATCGCCGGCTTCCCCTCAGAGGTCCTGGTCCTGGGGGTGCGGGACGAGGAGGGGCGGGTGGTCCTCCTGGCTCCTGAGCGGGAGGTGCCCCTGGGGGAAAAGGTCTTTTAA
- a CDS encoding SIS domain-containing protein: MASWMLREAEEAPKVVERLLKENEAEVRGLAAFLRRRPPALVLTVARGSSDHAALYAKYLLETRLLWPVLSLAPSVLTLYGARPRVPWPSLLLAYSQSGESPDVVETVRAYRGAGVLTVALVNQEESPLAQAAEVVLPLHAGEEQAVAATKSFLAMLAATVHLLAHLLEEPALRETLPALPEAMGRALGAEGSLEDLVEAENLFVLGRGLVFPMALEAALKLKEVAGLHAEGLSAAEFLHGPKALLEAGFPLLALVQRDQALEATLRTLEALKATGAHLLVLSPEPEALDLADVPLRLPLALSPELTSLLLAQAFYPMAEALAWARGLDPDRPRHLSKVTRTR; encoded by the coding sequence ATGGCCTCCTGGATGCTGCGGGAAGCGGAGGAAGCCCCTAAGGTGGTGGAGCGGCTTCTCAAAGAGAACGAGGCCGAGGTGCGCGGCCTCGCCGCCTTCCTGCGGCGAAGACCCCCCGCTCTGGTCCTCACGGTGGCCCGGGGGAGCTCGGACCACGCGGCCCTCTACGCCAAGTACCTCCTGGAGACCCGCCTCCTGTGGCCCGTCCTCTCCTTGGCCCCCTCCGTCCTCACCCTCTACGGGGCGAGGCCCAGGGTCCCTTGGCCTAGCCTCCTCCTGGCCTATAGCCAAAGCGGGGAGAGCCCGGACGTGGTGGAGACCGTGCGGGCCTACCGAGGGGCGGGGGTCCTCACCGTGGCCCTGGTGAACCAGGAGGAAAGCCCCTTGGCCCAGGCGGCGGAGGTGGTCCTCCCCCTCCACGCCGGGGAGGAGCAGGCCGTGGCCGCCACCAAGAGCTTCCTGGCCATGCTGGCCGCCACGGTCCACCTCCTTGCCCACCTCCTGGAGGAGCCCGCTTTGAGGGAGACCCTCCCCGCTCTCCCCGAGGCCATGGGCCGGGCCCTGGGGGCCGAGGGGAGCCTCGAGGACCTGGTGGAGGCGGAAAACCTCTTCGTCCTGGGCCGGGGCCTCGTCTTTCCCATGGCCCTCGAGGCCGCTCTAAAGCTCAAGGAGGTGGCGGGCCTCCACGCCGAGGGGCTTTCGGCCGCCGAGTTCCTCCACGGGCCCAAGGCCCTTTTGGAGGCGGGCTTCCCCCTTTTGGCCCTGGTCCAAAGGGATCAGGCCCTGGAGGCCACGCTGAGGACCCTCGAGGCCCTGAAGGCCACGGGGGCCCACCTCCTTGTCCTCTCCCCCGAGCCGGAGGCCCTGGACCTGGCGGACGTACCCTTGCGCCTTCCCCTGGCCCTTTCTCCCGAGCTCACCTCCCTGCTCCTGGCCCAAGCCTTCTACCCCATGGCCGAGGCCCTGGCCTGGGCCCGGGGCCTGGACCCGGACCGGCCCCGCCACCTCTCCAAGGTGACCCGCACCCGCTAA
- a CDS encoding NAD(P)H-dependent flavin oxidoreductase, giving the protein METAVTRMLGLRYPIVAAPMFLVSGARLLLAVAEAGGIGVIPSLNFRTHGAFREFLENFPQGVPFGVNLILKDNPRLEEDLLAVAERRVPLVVTSLGDPSRVAERVKAYGGVVWCDVVGLRHGKKAVAAGADALVAVASGAGGHAGTVSPFVLGPWLREELGVPVLIAGGIATGRQLLAALALGDGAYIGTRFIATLESEAPLEYKEALLRATPEDILYTPEVSGVPGNFLRESLERFRQGGGKAWKEVYSAGHGVAFIREIPSAKEVVARLVAEYQEARRALPS; this is encoded by the coding sequence ATGGAAACCGCCGTCACCAGGATGCTGGGCCTCCGCTACCCCATCGTGGCTGCCCCCATGTTCCTGGTCTCCGGGGCCAGGCTTCTCCTCGCGGTGGCCGAGGCGGGGGGGATCGGGGTCATCCCTAGCCTCAACTTCCGCACCCACGGGGCCTTCCGGGAGTTCCTGGAGAACTTCCCCCAAGGGGTGCCCTTCGGGGTCAACCTGATCCTGAAGGACAACCCCCGCCTCGAGGAGGACCTCCTGGCCGTGGCCGAGCGCCGGGTGCCCCTGGTGGTCACCTCCCTGGGGGACCCCTCGAGGGTGGCGGAAAGGGTCAAGGCCTACGGGGGCGTGGTCTGGTGCGATGTGGTGGGCCTGAGGCACGGGAAAAAGGCGGTGGCGGCCGGGGCCGACGCCCTGGTGGCCGTGGCCTCCGGGGCGGGGGGGCATGCGGGCACGGTGAGCCCCTTCGTCCTCGGGCCCTGGCTCCGGGAAGAACTCGGGGTGCCCGTCCTCATCGCCGGGGGCATCGCCACGGGCCGCCAGCTCCTCGCCGCCTTAGCCCTGGGGGACGGGGCCTACATCGGCACCCGCTTCATCGCCACCCTGGAATCCGAGGCCCCTCTGGAGTACAAGGAGGCCCTCCTCCGGGCCACCCCCGAGGACATCCTCTACACCCCTGAGGTGTCCGGGGTGCCGGGCAACTTCCTCCGGGAGTCCCTGGAGCGCTTCCGCCAGGGCGGGGGGAAGGCCTGGAAGGAGGTCTACTCCGCAGGGCACGGGGTGGCCTTCATCCGGGAAATCCCCTCGGCCAAGGAGGTGGTGGCCCGCCTGGTGGCGGAATACCAGGAGGCCAGGCGGGCCCTTCCCTCATAA
- a CDS encoding YgaP family membrane protein, whose product MTVNESATDRAIRFVLALVLFYFAFQSASPWNWILGIVALVLLFTAVTGFCGLYRLLGISTKR is encoded by the coding sequence ATGACCGTGAACGAGAGCGCCACCGACCGGGCCATCCGCTTCGTGCTGGCCCTGGTCCTCTTCTACTTCGCCTTCCAGTCGGCCTCCCCGTGGAACTGGATCCTGGGCATTGTGGCCCTGGTCCTCCTCTTCACCGCCGTCACCGGCTTCTGCGGCCTCTACCGGCTCCTCGGCATCAGCACCAAGCGGTGA
- a CDS encoding glycosyltransferase — protein MELVVRLHRRAREEGRDCRVLYTPDPICYTEVPADWATLRRQRNRWHRGLWEVLWLHRAMLFNPSYGRLGLVAMPYFFLFEALGPVVEVLGYLLLPVFYLLGVLNAEFALLFLLLALGYGVLLSQLAIGMETLLLKRYPRLLDRVVLLFLSLLEVLGYRQVLALERFLATFQVLRKRGQWGEMRRKGLEGESARPPGS, from the coding sequence ATGGAACTGGTGGTCCGCCTCCACCGGAGGGCGCGGGAGGAGGGACGGGACTGCAGGGTGCTCTACACCCCAGACCCCATCTGCTATACGGAGGTGCCTGCCGACTGGGCCACCCTGAGGCGGCAGCGGAACCGCTGGCACCGGGGGCTATGGGAGGTCCTTTGGCTCCACCGGGCCATGCTCTTCAACCCCAGCTACGGCCGCCTGGGCCTGGTGGCCATGCCCTACTTCTTCCTCTTTGAGGCCCTGGGGCCGGTGGTGGAGGTCTTAGGCTACCTCCTCCTTCCCGTCTTTTACCTCCTTGGGGTCCTCAACGCCGAGTTCGCCCTTCTCTTCCTCCTCCTGGCCCTGGGGTACGGGGTGCTCCTCTCCCAGCTGGCCATCGGCATGGAGACCCTTCTCCTCAAGCGCTACCCCAGGCTCCTTGACCGGGTGGTCCTCCTCTTCCTGAGCCTTCTGGAGGTGCTGGGCTACCGCCAGGTTCTGGCCCTGGAGCGCTTCCTGGCCACCTTTCAGGTCCTCAGGAAGCGGGGCCAGTGGGGGGAGATGCGCCGCAAGGGGTTAGAAGGCGAAAGCGCCAGGCCACCAGGATCCTGA
- a CDS encoding toxin-antitoxin system HicB family antitoxin codes for MSTLQVKKVPDELKARLLRQARARGLTLSEFVLKALERELEWSEWQERLSKRSPVDLGLPAARLLEEAQEGKWTASS; via the coding sequence ATGAGCACCCTTCAGGTGAAGAAGGTGCCCGACGAGCTCAAGGCCCGCCTCTTGCGCCAGGCCCGGGCTAGAGGCCTGACCCTGAGTGAGTTTGTCCTAAAGGCCCTGGAACGGGAGCTGGAGTGGTCCGAGTGGCAGGAACGCCTCTCCAAAAGGTCCCCCGTGGACCTGGGCCTCCCCGCCGCCAGGCTTCTAGAAGAGGCCCAGGAGGGGAAGTGGACCGCCTCGTCCTAG
- a CDS encoding NAD(P)/FAD-dependent oxidoreductase, whose translation MEHTDVIVIGAGPAGLFAGFYVGMRGLSFRFIDPLPEPGGQLSALYPEKYIYDVAGFPKVYAKDLVQGLVEQVAPFGPIYNLGERAETLTREDGLFKVATSAGGVYTAKAVIIAAGVGAFEPRRLGAPGEKEFEGRGVYYAVRAKAEFEGKRVLIVGGGDSAVDWALNLLGTAKEITLIHRRSQFRAHEASVKELLRAHEEGRLKVLTPYEVRRLEGDLWVRRAVIFHNQTQEEMELAVDAVLILAGYLTKLGPLAAWGLELEKNKIKVDTTMATSIPGVYACGDIVTYPGKLPLIVLGFGEAAIAANHAAAYANPALKVNPGHSSERAEEKAPA comes from the coding sequence ATGGAGCACACGGACGTCATCGTCATCGGCGCGGGACCTGCGGGGCTTTTCGCAGGGTTTTATGTGGGCATGCGGGGGCTTTCCTTCCGCTTCATCGACCCTCTTCCGGAGCCAGGGGGACAGCTATCCGCCCTCTACCCGGAGAAGTACATCTACGACGTGGCGGGCTTCCCCAAGGTCTACGCCAAGGACCTGGTCCAGGGCCTAGTGGAGCAGGTGGCCCCCTTTGGCCCCATCTACAACCTGGGGGAGCGGGCGGAGACCCTCACCAGGGAGGACGGCCTCTTCAAGGTGGCCACCTCGGCCGGGGGGGTCTACACCGCCAAGGCGGTGATCATCGCCGCCGGGGTGGGGGCCTTTGAGCCCAGGCGCCTAGGGGCCCCGGGGGAGAAGGAGTTTGAAGGCAGGGGGGTCTACTACGCGGTGAGGGCCAAGGCCGAGTTCGAGGGGAAGCGGGTCCTGATCGTGGGGGGCGGGGACAGCGCCGTGGACTGGGCCCTGAACCTCCTGGGCACCGCCAAGGAGATCACCCTCATCCACCGCCGCTCCCAGTTTAGGGCCCACGAGGCCAGCGTTAAGGAGCTTCTCAGGGCCCACGAGGAGGGCCGCCTTAAGGTCCTCACCCCCTACGAGGTGCGCCGCCTCGAGGGAGACCTTTGGGTAAGGCGGGCAGTGATCTTCCACAACCAGACCCAAGAGGAGATGGAGCTTGCGGTGGACGCCGTCCTCATCCTGGCGGGCTACCTCACCAAGCTGGGCCCTCTGGCGGCCTGGGGGCTGGAGCTGGAGAAGAACAAGATCAAGGTGGACACCACCATGGCCACCAGCATCCCCGGCGTCTACGCCTGCGGGGACATCGTCACCTACCCCGGGAAGCTTCCCCTCATCGTCCTAGGTTTCGGCGAGGCGGCCATCGCCGCCAACCACGCCGCCGCCTACGCCAACCCCGCCCTCAAGGTGAACCCTGGCCACTCCTCGGAAAGGGCAGAGGAGAAGGCCCCGGCCTAG
- a CDS encoding glycosyltransferase family 2 protein: MEFLAPLLYAYQVFILYYFALLNFLYALFAVFGLGMVARYARELSELSLKDLLEREAYLPVSILVPTYNEERTIVHSVRSFLALRYPEFEVIVVCDGPKDRTLEVLKEAFRLVRVDWVFRRALPTKPIRGVYRSLAHPNLLVVDKENGGKADALNAGLNLARYPLFCGVDADSLLDPEALLRASRLFLEDERVLAVGGTIRPLNGARVREGIVEELRLPKGFLEKMQIVEYARAFFMGRAGWSAMNALLIISGAFGLFRRSEALRAGGTARTPWGRTWNWWSASTGGRGRRDGTAGCSTPQTPSAIRRCLPTGPP; this comes from the coding sequence CTCCTTTACGCTTACCAGGTCTTTATCCTCTACTACTTCGCCCTCCTCAACTTCCTCTACGCCCTCTTCGCCGTCTTCGGCCTGGGCATGGTGGCCCGCTACGCCCGGGAGCTCTCGGAGCTCTCCCTCAAGGACCTCCTGGAGCGGGAGGCCTACCTGCCCGTCTCCATCCTGGTCCCCACCTACAACGAGGAGAGGACCATCGTCCACTCGGTGCGCTCCTTCCTGGCCCTCCGCTACCCGGAGTTTGAGGTGATCGTGGTCTGCGACGGCCCCAAGGACCGGACCCTCGAGGTCCTGAAGGAGGCCTTCCGCCTGGTCCGGGTGGACTGGGTTTTCCGAAGGGCCCTCCCCACCAAGCCCATCCGCGGGGTCTACCGTTCCCTCGCCCACCCCAACCTCCTGGTGGTGGACAAGGAAAACGGGGGCAAGGCGGACGCCCTGAACGCCGGCCTCAACCTCGCCCGCTACCCCCTCTTCTGCGGGGTGGATGCGGACAGCCTCCTGGACCCCGAGGCCCTCCTCCGGGCGAGCCGGCTTTTCCTGGAGGACGAGCGGGTCCTGGCGGTGGGGGGGACCATCCGCCCCCTGAACGGGGCCAGGGTGCGGGAGGGCATCGTGGAGGAGCTCCGCCTTCCCAAGGGATTTCTGGAGAAGATGCAGATCGTTGAGTACGCCCGGGCCTTCTTCATGGGCCGGGCTGGGTGGAGCGCCATGAACGCCCTCCTCATCATCTCCGGGGCTTTTGGCCTCTTCCGGCGGAGCGAGGCCCTGAGGGCGGGGGGTACCGCACGGACACCGTGGGGGAGGACATGGAACTGGTGGTCCGCCTCCACCGGAGGGCGCGGGAGGAGGGACGGGACTGCAGGGTGCTCTACACCCCAGACCCCATCTGCTATACGGAGGTGCCTGCCGACTGGGCCACCCTGA
- the uvrA gene encoding excinuclease ABC subunit UvrA, with protein sequence MDRIVIRGAREHNLKNISLELPRGKFIVITGVSGSGKSTLAFDTIYAEGQRRYVESLSSYARQFLGVMDKPEVESIEGLSPAISIDQKTTSHNPRSTVGTVTEIHDYLRLLFARVGTAHCPECGRPIEKQSASEIADRLLQKPPGTRAVLMAPLVRGRKGEYRKLFQQLLKEGYARVRVDGVIYLLEEAQNLNLEKYEKHDIDLVVDRVVLKEEERPRIAEAVELALLRGEGLLRVLYPDLGEEALYSEKFACPEHGSVLEELEPRIFSFNAPYGACPACSGLGYKQEFDPALVVNPELSLAEGAILPWARGRDTGRSYLWDRLRALAEHLSFDLRTPFKDLPEEARQAVLYGLPEPFQVVFRRGGKETFRVEVHYEGVIPWLEKRYGEADSEGVREVLEGFMATKPCPACGGTRYRREVLSVRVAGRNIAEVSALTVRDALAFFQDLGEKLPPFQARIAQPILREIVERLGFLVGVGLDYLTLDRAANTLSGGEAQRIRLATQVGSGLTGVLYVLDEPSIGLHPRDNQRLIATLKRLQALGNTLIVVEHDEETMRAADWIVDMGPGAGIHGGEVVAEGPLEAILRNPMSLTGAYLRGEKRIPVPKERRKGNGKWLVLKGAREHNLKGITLRIPLGRFVAVTGPSGSGKSTLIHDILYAALAQRLMRAKTTPGAYEGLEGIEHLDKVIEIDQSPIGRTPRSNPATYTGIFDEIRDLFAKTPEARKRGYGPGRFSFNVKGGRCEACGGDGTVKIEMLFLPDLYVPCEVCKGRRYNRETLEVKLRGRSIADVLDMTVEEALDFFQNVPTIARKLQLMVDVGLGYMRLGQPSPTLSGGEAQRVKLATELGRKSTGRTLYILDEPTTGLHFDDVAKLLSVLHRLVDGGNTVVVIEHNLEVVKTADWVIDLGPEGGDRGGEIVAEGTPEEVALTGSPTGVFLARIPEIAERLKVAAD encoded by the coding sequence ATGGACCGCATCGTCATCCGGGGGGCGCGGGAGCACAACCTGAAGAACATCAGCCTCGAGCTCCCCCGGGGCAAGTTCATCGTCATCACCGGGGTCTCGGGCTCGGGGAAGAGCACCCTGGCCTTTGACACCATCTACGCCGAGGGGCAGAGGCGCTATGTGGAAAGCCTCTCCAGCTACGCCCGCCAGTTCCTGGGGGTGATGGACAAGCCCGAGGTGGAGAGCATTGAGGGCCTCTCCCCCGCCATCTCCATTGACCAGAAGACCACGAGCCACAACCCCCGCTCCACCGTGGGCACGGTCACGGAGATCCACGACTACCTCCGCCTCCTCTTCGCCCGGGTGGGCACCGCCCACTGCCCCGAGTGCGGCCGTCCCATTGAGAAGCAGTCCGCCAGCGAGATCGCCGACCGCCTCCTCCAGAAGCCCCCTGGCACCCGGGCCGTCCTCATGGCCCCCCTGGTCCGGGGCAGGAAGGGGGAGTACCGCAAGCTCTTCCAGCAGCTCCTGAAGGAGGGGTACGCCCGGGTGCGGGTGGACGGGGTCATCTACCTCCTGGAGGAGGCCCAGAACCTCAACCTGGAGAAATACGAGAAACACGACATCGACCTGGTGGTGGACCGGGTGGTCCTCAAGGAAGAGGAGCGCCCCCGCATCGCCGAGGCCGTGGAGCTCGCCCTCCTCCGGGGGGAGGGCCTCCTGCGGGTCCTCTACCCCGACCTGGGGGAGGAGGCCCTTTACTCAGAGAAGTTCGCCTGCCCCGAGCACGGCTCTGTGCTGGAGGAGCTTGAGCCCCGGATCTTCTCCTTCAACGCCCCCTACGGGGCCTGCCCCGCCTGCTCGGGGCTTGGGTACAAGCAGGAGTTTGACCCCGCCTTGGTGGTGAACCCCGAGCTCTCCCTGGCCGAGGGGGCCATCCTCCCCTGGGCCCGGGGGCGGGACACGGGCCGGAGCTACCTCTGGGACCGCCTACGGGCTTTGGCAGAGCACCTCTCCTTTGACCTCAGGACCCCCTTCAAGGATCTGCCGGAGGAGGCGAGGCAGGCGGTGCTTTACGGCCTCCCCGAGCCCTTCCAGGTGGTCTTCCGCCGCGGGGGTAAGGAGACCTTCCGGGTAGAGGTCCACTACGAGGGGGTCATCCCCTGGCTGGAGAAGCGCTATGGGGAGGCGGACTCCGAGGGGGTGCGGGAGGTCCTCGAGGGCTTCATGGCCACGAAGCCCTGCCCCGCGTGCGGGGGAACCCGGTACAGGAGGGAGGTGCTCTCGGTGAGGGTGGCGGGGAGGAACATCGCCGAGGTCTCCGCCCTCACGGTGCGGGACGCCCTGGCCTTCTTCCAGGACCTTGGGGAAAAGCTCCCCCCCTTCCAGGCCAGGATCGCCCAGCCCATCCTGCGGGAGATCGTGGAGCGCCTGGGGTTCCTGGTGGGGGTGGGCCTGGACTACCTCACCCTGGACCGGGCCGCCAACACCCTCTCCGGGGGCGAGGCCCAAAGGATCCGCCTGGCCACCCAGGTGGGCTCGGGCCTCACCGGGGTCCTCTACGTCCTGGACGAGCCCAGCATCGGCCTCCACCCCCGGGACAACCAGCGCCTCATCGCCACCCTCAAGCGCCTCCAGGCCCTGGGCAACACCCTGATCGTGGTGGAGCACGACGAGGAGACCATGCGGGCCGCGGACTGGATCGTGGACATGGGCCCGGGGGCGGGGATCCACGGGGGGGAGGTGGTGGCCGAGGGCCCCCTCGAGGCCATCCTGCGAAACCCAATGAGCCTCACCGGGGCCTATCTGAGGGGGGAGAAGCGGATCCCCGTGCCCAAGGAGCGCCGCAAGGGAAACGGCAAGTGGCTGGTGCTCAAAGGGGCTAGGGAGCATAACCTCAAGGGGATCACCCTGCGCATCCCCCTGGGCCGCTTCGTGGCGGTCACCGGACCCTCGGGCTCGGGCAAGAGCACCCTCATCCACGACATCCTCTACGCCGCCCTGGCCCAGAGGCTCATGCGGGCCAAGACCACCCCTGGGGCCTACGAGGGCCTGGAGGGAATAGAGCACCTGGACAAGGTCATCGAGATCGACCAGTCCCCCATCGGCCGCACCCCCCGCTCCAACCCCGCCACCTACACGGGCATCTTTGACGAGATCCGCGACCTCTTCGCCAAGACCCCCGAGGCCAGGAAGCGGGGCTACGGCCCGGGCCGGTTCTCCTTCAACGTCAAGGGGGGGCGGTGCGAGGCCTGCGGTGGGGACGGCACGGTGAAGATCGAGATGCTCTTCCTGCCCGACCTCTACGTGCCCTGCGAGGTGTGCAAGGGGAGGCGCTACAACCGGGAAACCCTGGAGGTGAAGCTTAGGGGCAGGAGCATCGCCGACGTCCTGGACATGACCGTGGAGGAGGCCCTGGACTTCTTCCAGAACGTCCCCACCATCGCCCGCAAGCTCCAGCTCATGGTGGACGTGGGCCTAGGGTACATGCGCCTGGGCCAGCCCTCCCCCACCCTCTCCGGGGGGGAGGCCCAGCGGGTCAAGCTGGCCACGGAGCTAGGGCGCAAGTCCACGGGCCGCACCCTCTACATCCTGGACGAGCCCACCACCGGCCTCCACTTCGACGACGTGGCCAAGCTCCTCTCGGTCCTCCACCGCCTGGTGGACGGGGGTAACACCGTGGTGGTCATTGAGCACAACCTGGAGGTGGTGAAGACCGCGGACTGGGTCATTGACCTGGGGCCGGAGGGCGGGGACCGGGGCGGGGAGATCGTGGCCGAAGGCACCCCGGAGGAGGTGGCCCTCACGGGAAGCCCCACCGGCGTCTTCCTGGCCAGGATCCCCGAGATCGCCGAAAGGCTCAAGGTGGCCGCGGACTAG
- a CDS encoding DUF402 domain-containing protein, translating into MSLPVAPGDSLRVEFFKFPGNALHYWWEARVVEVRPEGVLTLLPQGGVFHHTGKGRQVVLDHEAYVAFFPGAWYSGGPDVREGRVLEYYWNVQTPPLWTGRGFRQYDLELDVRCRADHTCQVFDQEEFLAKRHLYPRAWVAQAEEAVGAILRHMREGRWPVLPPGEPSPWMERI; encoded by the coding sequence GTGAGCTTGCCCGTGGCCCCCGGGGACTCCCTGCGGGTGGAGTTCTTCAAGTTCCCGGGGAATGCCCTGCACTACTGGTGGGAGGCCCGGGTGGTGGAGGTGCGGCCCGAGGGGGTCCTCACCCTCCTCCCCCAGGGCGGGGTTTTCCACCACACGGGCAAGGGGAGGCAGGTGGTCTTGGACCACGAGGCCTACGTGGCCTTCTTCCCCGGGGCCTGGTACTCCGGGGGGCCCGACGTGCGGGAGGGCCGGGTTCTGGAGTACTACTGGAACGTCCAGACCCCTCCCCTTTGGACCGGCAGGGGCTTCCGCCAGTACGACCTGGAGCTGGACGTGCGGTGCCGGGCCGACCACACCTGCCAGGTCTTCGACCAGGAGGAGTTTCTGGCCAAGCGCCACCTCTACCCAAGGGCCTGGGTGGCCCAGGCTGAGGAGGCGGTGGGGGCCATCCTCCGCCACATGCGGGAGGGGCGGTGGCCGGTCCTGCCCCCTGGGGAGCCCTCGCCATGGATGGAGCGAATCTAG